A section of the Candidatus Omnitrophota bacterium genome encodes:
- the pilQ gene encoding type IV pilus secretin PilQ: MKIKKLAISISIFFFLFLILQNTSGPESLVIAEELELEDLSQLFEEEIDVEIFGLEDEVSSEIMAEELNEEELKAVEAEFEEAEEIFGLGQEEEALDIPEEVAAEILAEELPIVTESELSSELDQLEPAGKKLAEEVTEVQEGKTQEEELPVTKVSLDFKEADIRNVLRILSYKSGVNIVASPEVTGLVTIRLTDVPWDKALDVVLDTYGFGHERKENIITVYPMEMLTARKSQEQALAAVQPTVTKVIKLKFIDATDMKKALDPQLSPRGRVTVLEATGQAGWEFGGSELGKRARIGEKTSRSKMLIISDIPPVLERLEEVIAELDVRPEQVLIEVRLLEVNRDKLSDLGMEWGTGSDGTGFIETSGKGLDGSSETQLSVQGETLQVSPSTFSSKSGFSGITPFNAGLTATFQKITGSQFQAILHAVAEDVEVNTLSAPRILTLSDQEATILIGSKYPILTSDVSTEAGATVTTTLDYYEDIGIQLNVVPQVNDDGYINLIVHPAVTSISSYIGDNSYPVIITREAETQLLIKDGETIVIGGLLKDVKGESEIGIPFLSKIPILGFLFRRTVVDIEKIDLLIFITARVVKSEGDLITFKQSVETPVRNLIPAEPVIKEEE; the protein is encoded by the coding sequence GTGAAGATTAAAAAATTAGCAATTTCTATAAGTATTTTCTTTTTCTTATTTTTGATATTACAAAATACTTCAGGTCCTGAGTCATTAGTTATCGCAGAGGAATTAGAGCTGGAGGATTTATCGCAACTCTTTGAGGAAGAGATTGATGTAGAAATTTTTGGCCTTGAGGATGAGGTTTCTTCTGAGATTATGGCTGAAGAGCTTAATGAAGAGGAATTAAAGGCGGTAGAGGCTGAGTTTGAAGAGGCTGAAGAAATCTTTGGCCTAGGTCAAGAAGAGGAGGCCTTGGATATCCCAGAAGAGGTTGCAGCGGAAATTTTGGCAGAAGAGCTCCCTATTGTTACAGAATCTGAGTTGTCGTCTGAATTAGACCAGCTTGAGCCGGCAGGAAAGAAGCTGGCCGAAGAGGTTACTGAGGTGCAAGAGGGGAAGACGCAAGAGGAGGAGTTACCGGTTACCAAGGTATCCCTTGATTTTAAAGAGGCAGATATTAGAAATGTGTTAAGAATCCTTTCTTATAAAAGTGGAGTTAATATTGTTGCAAGCCCTGAAGTAACCGGCTTAGTTACTATAAGACTTACTGATGTTCCTTGGGATAAGGCATTAGATGTGGTGCTTGATACTTATGGTTTCGGACATGAACGCAAGGAAAACATTATTACGGTTTATCCTATGGAAATGCTTACTGCAAGAAAAAGCCAAGAGCAGGCGTTAGCGGCAGTTCAGCCTACAGTAACTAAAGTTATAAAACTAAAGTTTATTGATGCTACTGATATGAAGAAGGCGCTTGATCCACAGCTATCTCCGCGCGGCAGGGTTACTGTTTTGGAGGCAACCGGTCAAGCTGGATGGGAATTTGGCGGCTCAGAGTTAGGTAAAAGAGCGCGCATAGGTGAAAAAACGAGCAGATCGAAAATGCTCATTATCTCTGATATCCCTCCGGTATTAGAAAGGCTAGAGGAGGTTATTGCTGAATTAGATGTGCGGCCAGAGCAGGTGTTAATTGAAGTGAGACTTTTGGAAGTAAATCGCGATAAATTATCTGACTTAGGTATGGAGTGGGGTACAGGCTCTGATGGTACAGGCTTTATCGAGACAAGCGGTAAGGGTTTAGACGGAAGCTCAGAGACTCAACTTAGCGTCCAAGGCGAAACGCTTCAAGTATCGCCTTCGACGTTTTCTTCTAAGTCTGGTTTTTCTGGAATTACACCGTTTAATGCTGGCCTTACTGCTACATTCCAAAAGATTACCGGCAGTCAGTTTCAGGCTATATTACATGCTGTAGCAGAGGACGTAGAAGTAAATACACTTTCAGCACCACGCATCTTGACATTGAGTGATCAGGAGGCGACTATCCTAATAGGAAGCAAATATCCTATTCTTACCTCTGATGTAAGTACAGAGGCAGGGGCGACAGTTACCACAACACTTGATTACTATGAGGATATCGGAATCCAGCTTAATGTTGTGCCTCAGGTTAATGACGATGGCTATATTAATCTAATCGTACATCCTGCGGTAACTTCTATTTCAAGCTACATAGGGGACAATTCCTATCCTGTAATAATAACCCGTGAGGCAGAGACACAGCTTTTGATTAAAGATGGCGAGACAATAGTCATTGGTGGACTGCTTAAGGATGTAAAGGGAGAGTCAGAAATTGGCATTCCATTTTTAAGTAAGATCCCTATTCTAGGTTTTTTATTTAGGCGCACGGTAGTAGATATAGAAAAGATCGATCTTTTAATATTTATAACTGCAAGAGTAGTTAAATCCGAAGGGGACCTGATAACGTTTAAACAAAGCGTAGAAACTCCGGTCAGAAATTTAATACCAGCAGAGCCCGTAATTAAAGAAGAAGAGTAA
- a CDS encoding TIGR03936 family radical SAM-associated protein: MKAKVIIEIKFSKCGLMRYISHLDLLRLFRRAASRAKIALELTRGFNPHPKISINRALKLGEESDALFCQFGLEAKMDTQEFASRLQQELPEGISIKQAKLI, translated from the coding sequence TTGAAAGCGAAGGTTATTATCGAAATAAAATTTTCAAAGTGCGGCCTAATGCGTTACATATCTCATTTGGATTTGTTGCGGTTATTTAGGCGTGCAGCAAGCAGGGCAAAGATTGCCCTAGAGTTAACACGCGGCTTTAATCCGCATCCAAAAATAAGTATAAATAGGGCATTGAAATTAGGCGAAGAATCCGATGCGCTTTTTTGTCAATTTGGACTAGAAGCAAAAATGGATACACAGGAGTTTGCAAGCCGTTTGCAGCAGGAGTTACCCGAAGGGATAAGCATAAAGCAAGCCAAACTAATATGA
- a CDS encoding Rne/Rng family ribonuclease encodes MTKFILINSGTQENRVAMLKDGKLEEFFIERVNKRTIVGNIYKARIDSIATSLNAAFVDIGLGKKGFLYLSQPAFGPEFNDDDVDNLTLAASPQVKKNGRLNVGQEILVQVVKEQFGTKGPRLTTKISLPGRYLVVIPYSNNIGISRRIDEDAERKRLKDLMHSMRLPSDFGFVIRTVSVGTDKRQLHRDVKFLIKLWHRIAQISHRSKTPALIHEEFNLIMRIVRDSFTEDVTNIFIDSKRDFHAIRRFVRIYSPSLLRKVLFYRGKEPLFEKFKIEEKIDEIYERKVNLKSGGYLYIEPTEGLVAVDVNSGRFKGPTAARGVKAQEEMAFKVNMEAADEIARQLRLRDLGGLIVIDFIDMIKDVHRKRVFTHFKQLLKHDRAKTDVIRISEFGILEMTRQKQRLSAEKVSFQICPYCEGRGRVRTVATVAIAVLRMLNKVLKEQKKGKLLISLHPDVVEFLNLQYKDTLKDLQQRFKSSLILNPSPHLHLEKIIIE; translated from the coding sequence ATGACTAAATTTATTTTAATTAATTCTGGAACGCAAGAGAATCGCGTTGCTATGCTTAAGGATGGAAAACTGGAAGAATTTTTCATAGAGAGAGTCAATAAGCGAACTATTGTCGGTAATATTTATAAAGCCAGAATTGATTCAATAGCAACATCTTTAAACGCTGCCTTTGTCGATATCGGATTAGGAAAGAAGGGTTTTCTTTATTTATCCCAGCCTGCTTTTGGTCCTGAATTCAATGATGATGATGTTGATAATTTAACTCTTGCAGCTTCCCCCCAGGTTAAAAAAAACGGGCGTTTAAATGTAGGTCAGGAGATTCTTGTCCAGGTAGTAAAAGAGCAATTTGGCACCAAGGGGCCGCGGCTGACAACCAAAATATCATTGCCCGGCAGATACTTGGTAGTAATACCATATAGCAATAATATCGGTATTTCCCGGCGTATTGACGAGGATGCTGAGAGAAAGCGCTTAAAGGATCTTATGCATTCGATGCGGCTTCCTTCTGATTTTGGATTTGTTATTCGCACAGTAAGCGTAGGCACAGACAAGAGGCAGTTGCATCGAGATGTAAAGTTTTTAATTAAACTCTGGCATAGAATCGCGCAGATCTCTCATCGTAGTAAAACGCCAGCATTAATTCATGAAGAATTCAATCTAATAATGCGCATTGTACGTGATTCATTTACTGAAGATGTTACGAATATATTCATAGATTCTAAGAGAGATTTTCATGCTATTAGAAGATTTGTCCGTATCTATTCTCCTAGTCTATTGCGTAAGGTTCTGTTTTACCGAGGCAAGGAACCATTATTTGAGAAGTTTAAAATAGAAGAAAAGATCGATGAGATTTATGAGCGCAAAGTAAATTTGAAATCAGGTGGTTATCTATATATTGAACCCACAGAAGGTCTAGTGGCTGTTGATGTTAATAGCGGAAGATTCAAAGGCCCTACTGCTGCAAGGGGTGTTAAGGCCCAGGAAGAGATGGCATTTAAGGTCAATATGGAAGCCGCAGATGAGATTGCCAGACAATTGAGACTGAGGGATTTGGGTGGGCTTATTGTAATTGATTTTATTGATATGATAAAGGATGTTCACCGCAAGCGAGTATTTACCCACTTTAAGCAATTACTCAAACATGATAGGGCAAAGACAGATGTAATCAGAATATCTGAGTTTGGAATTCTGGAGATGACACGTCAGAAGCAGCGTTTAAGCGCTGAGAAGGTGTCTTTTCAAATCTGTCCTTATTGTGAGGGTAGGGGTAGAGTTAGAACAGTGGCCACAGTTGCTATCGCAGTTTTACGCATGCTTAATAAAGTCTTAAAAGAGCAAAAAAAGGGAAAACTATTAATTAGTTTACATCCAGATGTCGTTGAATTCTTAAATCTGCAATATAAAGATACCTTAAAGGATTTACAGCAAAGATTCAAATCTTCCTTAATTCTTAATCCTAGTCCACATCTGCACTTAGAGAAAATCATTATAGAATAA
- the rplU gene encoding 50S ribosomal protein L21 yields MYAIIKSGSKQYRVEKNSEIDVEKISLRPRAKTITLDEVLLLSAAKEISVGRPYLKNVSIKAEVIAPIIKADKVIAFKFRRRKDSHWKKGHRQKLTRLKIKEITVS; encoded by the coding sequence ATGTATGCCATAATCAAGAGCGGTTCAAAACAATACCGCGTAGAAAAGAATTCCGAGATAGATGTCGAGAAGATATCATTGCGTCCTCGCGCCAAGACAATAACCCTGGATGAGGTGTTGTTGTTATCTGCTGCAAAAGAGATAAGCGTTGGCAGGCCATATCTTAAAAATGTAAGTATTAAGGCTGAGGTTATAGCGCCGATTATCAAGGCAGATAAAGTGATTGCTTTTAAATTTCGCAGGAGGAAAGATTCGCATTGGAAGAAGGGACATCGTCAGAAACTAACCCGCCTTAAAATAAAAGAGATCACAGTCAGTTAA
- the cgtA gene encoding Obg family GTPase CgtA, giving the protein MFIDTARIKLKAGDGGNGCRSSRRRKNRRFSIPDGGSGGKGADIKFCVDSKVQTLLDFRYRQHFRAKNGTQGGSNCKKGKDAPELIIKVPPGTIIRDAELGLLLRDLTGPEEEVIAVKGGSGGRGNSSRRHMAEEGAKGEEKEVTLELKIIADVAIVGLPNAGKSSLITCLSHARPKIAAYPFTTKSPILGVFESSDFSFVLIDVPGLIEGAHLGKGMGDTFLRHIERTRLLLQVIDISNQTSSDPLSDYEIINEELKASGRNLEKKPRIIVANKIDLEGWQDNLKRLEEGLGTPVIAISCKEKQGLKRLIDEIKRKL; this is encoded by the coding sequence ATGTTCATTGATACTGCCAGGATTAAGCTTAAGGCTGGAGACGGCGGCAATGGCTGTCGGAGTTCTAGGCGTAGAAAAAATAGGAGGTTTTCTATACCTGATGGCGGAAGCGGCGGCAAGGGAGCGGATATAAAGTTTTGCGTGGATTCTAAGGTTCAGACGCTTCTGGATTTTCGTTATCGTCAGCATTTTCGCGCGAAAAACGGTACTCAGGGCGGTTCGAATTGTAAGAAAGGAAAAGATGCGCCTGAGTTGATAATCAAGGTTCCTCCTGGTACTATTATTCGCGATGCAGAATTAGGATTGCTCTTGCGGGATTTAACAGGTCCTGAAGAAGAGGTAATTGCGGTAAAGGGAGGCAGTGGCGGCCGCGGTAATAGTTCTAGACGTCACATGGCAGAAGAAGGAGCTAAAGGCGAAGAGAAAGAAGTAACTCTTGAGCTTAAGATTATTGCTGATGTAGCAATCGTCGGACTTCCCAACGCAGGAAAATCCAGTTTAATTACTTGCCTGTCCCATGCTAGGCCAAAAATTGCTGCTTATCCGTTTACGACAAAATCACCTATCTTAGGAGTTTTCGAATCATCTGATTTTTCTTTTGTGCTTATTGATGTCCCCGGACTTATAGAAGGAGCCCATTTGGGTAAAGGCATGGGGGATACATTCTTGAGGCATATAGAAAGAACCAGATTATTATTGCAGGTTATTGATATATCTAACCAAACGTCCTCTGATCCCTTATCAGATTATGAAATTATAAATGAGGAACTGAAGGCCTCTGGCAGGAATCTAGAGAAAAAGCCGCGGATTATCGTTGCTAATAAAATAGATTTAGAGGGTTGGCAGGATAATCTAAAGAGGTTAGAGGAGGGGTTAGGCACTCCCGTAATCGCGATTTCTTGTAAGGAAAAACAAGGTCTAAAGAGGTTGATTGATGAAATTAAGCGAAAATTATAG
- the proB gene encoding glutamate 5-kinase — translation MKLSENYRRLVIKVGTSILTDSANHLDIGFINNIAYQVSALVGEGREVVVVSSGAIACGLDNLSLTKRPTKLDKLSALASLGQIRLMEAYQNAFRKYHNNCAQVLLTWDDFDKRARFLNAKKTLNQLFKYKSVAIINENDSVSTEEIKFGDNDRLSALVATLISSDILIILSDVDGLFDRKNNRLINLVEKIDNEIMRLACGSKKFSCVGGMHTKLEAVKIANNAGIPCILANGKTKDILIDIAKGESPGTFFCAGTRPKDKKNWIATSAKCKGAIVVDAGAKAAIIARKKSLLSVGIIEAQGEFKENDVVFIADMAGSKFAKGITRFSAQKINQIKGKKGQPEVVHRDCLIVIE, via the coding sequence ATGAAATTAAGCGAAAATTATAGACGTTTGGTAATTAAAGTCGGAACGAGCATCCTCACAGATAGCGCGAATCATCTCGATATTGGTTTTATTAATAATATTGCTTATCAGGTTTCGGCTCTTGTAGGCGAAGGAAGAGAAGTCGTTGTTGTTTCAAGCGGCGCTATTGCATGTGGCTTGGATAATTTAAGTTTAACAAAGAGGCCTACTAAATTGGACAAGCTTTCTGCCCTAGCCTCTTTAGGTCAAATCAGGCTGATGGAGGCATATCAGAATGCCTTTAGGAAATATCATAATAATTGTGCTCAGGTATTGCTTACTTGGGATGATTTTGATAAAAGGGCCCGATTCTTAAATGCAAAAAAAACGCTAAATCAATTATTCAAATATAAGTCTGTTGCGATTATCAATGAAAATGATTCAGTCTCTACAGAGGAGATAAAATTCGGAGATAATGACAGATTGTCAGCTTTAGTTGCTACTCTTATCTCCAGCGATATCCTTATAATCCTTTCAGATGTTGATGGGCTTTTTGACAGAAAGAACAACAGGTTAATCAACCTTGTTGAGAAAATCGATAATGAGATTATGCGTCTAGCCTGCGGTAGTAAGAAGTTTAGCTGCGTGGGAGGAATGCACACAAAACTTGAGGCTGTAAAGATCGCAAATAATGCTGGCATACCCTGCATCTTAGCTAACGGAAAAACCAAGGATATCCTGATTGATATTGCTAAAGGTGAAAGCCCGGGTACATTTTTTTGTGCAGGTACTAGGCCGAAAGATAAGAAAAACTGGATTGCAACTAGTGCAAAGTGCAAGGGTGCGATTGTGGTTGATGCAGGAGCCAAGGCAGCAATTATTGCCAGGAAAAAGAGCCTCTTGAGTGTAGGTATCATAGAGGCGCAGGGTGAATTTAAAGAGAATGATGTTGTGTTTATCGCTGATATGGCCGGCTCTAAATTTGCCAAGGGTATAACAAGATTTTCAGCCCAAAAGATTAACCAGATAAAAGGCAAAAAAGGCCAGCCGGAAGTAGTGCATCGCGATTGCCTTATTGTTATTGAGTAG
- a CDS encoding glutamate-5-semialdehyde dehydrogenase translates to MKDSLKGQILEIAKSAKQASFELALSSKQERRDCILTMADALLENKAIILNENKKDIEKAGQDTKTEAFIDRLTLNEERLKKMSESLKSIAGLNDSMGEVIKAHKVASGLEIKKVRVPIGVVSIIYESRPDVTSDCLGLCLKSANALILRGGSAAINSNIAIFNILKDVIKKCGLAHDGYQLVKNTDRKSIDILLKMNNYIDLVIPRGGEALINEVTKKSTIPVIKHYKGICTVYVDVAANLDMAYKICLNAKVERPGVCNAMETLLVHKKIAAIFLPKMLELFFQEKVEVRGTASVRKFNSKVIKAKRGDFQTEFLDLILAVRIVDGLDEAIEHINTFGSHHSDSIVTEDQIAARKFLQQVDSACVFLNTSTRFSDGYQFGMGAEMGISTDKIHARGPMAVEELTTYKYQIIGNGQIRE, encoded by the coding sequence ATGAAAGACAGTCTAAAAGGGCAAATACTAGAAATCGCTAAATCTGCCAAGCAGGCCTCTTTTGAGTTAGCGCTTAGCTCAAAACAAGAGAGGAGAGATTGTATTCTCACAATGGCCGATGCCTTACTTGAAAATAAGGCAATAATCCTTAATGAGAATAAAAAAGACATCGAGAAGGCAGGTCAGGACACAAAGACTGAAGCGTTTATTGACAGATTGACGCTGAATGAAGAGCGATTGAAAAAGATGTCTGAATCACTAAAGAGCATTGCAGGTCTCAATGATTCAATGGGAGAGGTGATCAAGGCTCATAAGGTAGCTTCTGGCCTGGAAATCAAAAAGGTTAGAGTTCCAATCGGCGTTGTTAGTATAATCTATGAATCGCGGCCGGATGTTACTAGCGACTGTTTAGGTCTTTGTTTAAAAAGCGCTAATGCACTTATTTTAAGAGGAGGCAGTGCAGCAATTAATTCAAATATAGCAATCTTTAACATACTAAAAGATGTTATTAAAAAGTGCGGCCTTGCTCATGACGGATATCAATTAGTTAAAAATACCGATAGAAAATCAATCGATATCTTACTAAAAATGAATAATTATATTGATTTAGTCATACCCAGAGGCGGAGAAGCGCTTATAAATGAAGTTACTAAAAAATCAACGATTCCGGTGATAAAGCATTATAAAGGAATTTGCACTGTCTATGTAGATGTGGCTGCTAATTTAGATATGGCCTATAAGATTTGTCTTAATGCAAAGGTAGAGCGGCCGGGCGTATGCAATGCAATGGAGACATTACTTGTTCATAAAAAGATTGCCGCAATATTTTTGCCGAAGATGCTTGAACTCTTTTTTCAAGAGAAGGTAGAGGTAAGAGGCACAGCCAGCGTTAGAAAATTCAACTCGAAAGTTATAAAGGCAAAAAGGGGTGATTTTCAGACTGAATTTCTTGATTTGATTTTAGCTGTACGTATAGTTGATGGCTTGGATGAGGCGATTGAGCACATAAATACCTTTGGTTCGCATCATTCTGATAGCATTGTTACTGAGGATCAGATTGCAGCAAGAAAGTTTTTGCAGCAAGTTGACTCTGCCTGCGTATTTTTAAATACCTCAACCCGCTTTAGTGATGGTTATCAATTCGGTATGGGCGCAGAGATGGGGATTTCAACGGATAAGATTCATGCACGCGGTCCAATGGCAGTTGAGGAGTTGACCACCTATAAATATCAGATTATAGGAAACGGCCAGATTAGAGAATAA
- the nadD gene encoding nicotinate-nucleotide adenylyltransferase, producing MRIGILGGTFNPVHIGHLILAEYARQALRLDKLFFVPANISPLKSRSQAVSSYHRLEMLKLAIRGCRDFAISDMEIKRGGKSYTLETLYAFLKEFNNKKDKIFFISGSDSLGQLNRWKDFKQILKIAKFVVAERPGFSPCRPSGHIKTIQIPQIDISSSLIRARLRAGKSVQYLVPDRVAAYIKKGRLFR from the coding sequence ATGAGAATAGGAATATTAGGCGGAACATTTAACCCTGTTCATATTGGTCATTTGATTCTAGCTGAATATGCACGCCAGGCCCTGAGATTAGATAAGCTTTTTTTCGTGCCAGCAAATATATCTCCTCTTAAGTCAAGGTCTCAAGCTGTCTCTAGCTATCATAGATTAGAGATGCTGAAACTTGCGATAAGAGGATGCAGGGATTTTGCGATTTCAGATATGGAGATAAAAAGAGGCGGTAAATCTTATACGCTTGAAACATTGTATGCATTCCTTAAAGAATTCAATAATAAAAAAGATAAAATTTTTTTTATAAGCGGTTCTGATTCTTTGGGCCAGCTTAATAGATGGAAGGATTTTAAGCAGATATTAAAAATTGCTAAATTCGTGGTGGCCGAAAGACCGGGATTTTCTCCATGTAGGCCTTCAGGCCATATTAAGACTATTCAGATACCGCAGATTGATATTTCTTCCTCTCTGATCAGAGCGCGTTTAAGAGCAGGTAAGTCAGTTCAGTATCTGGTTCCTGATAGAGTAGCTGCCTATATTAAAAAGGGGAGACTTTTTAGATAA
- the rpe gene encoding ribulose-phosphate 3-epimerase — protein sequence MKILVAPSILAGDFGRLNEEIKRIEKAGADLIHIDVMDGHFVPNITIGPRQVSAIKKSTRLPLDVHLMIEEPFKLLDDFVNAGSDIITVHIENVSLKTLKARFKELRAKNVRLGVALKPKTSIKAIASCIDYLDFILLMSVNPGFCGQKFMPLVYPKIENLRKVYNLDIEVDGGVNNENAPRLISCGANVLVAGNYIFKSKDISQAVRSLRA from the coding sequence ATGAAAATTCTAGTTGCACCATCAATTCTAGCAGGTGATTTTGGTCGTCTGAATGAAGAAATTAAAAGAATAGAGAAGGCAGGCGCAGATTTAATACACATAGACGTAATGGATGGACATTTTGTTCCCAATATTACTATAGGCCCGAGGCAGGTGTCAGCTATTAAAAAGAGTACTCGCCTACCGCTGGATGTGCATTTAATGATAGAAGAGCCTTTTAAGCTTTTGGATGATTTCGTCAACGCTGGTTCGGATATAATTACTGTTCACATTGAAAACGTCTCTTTAAAGACATTAAAGGCAAGGTTTAAAGAGCTAAGGGCAAAAAATGTAAGATTAGGAGTTGCACTTAAGCCCAAGACAAGTATTAAGGCAATCGCATCTTGCATTGACTATCTTGATTTCATCCTTCTCATGAGCGTTAATCCTGGTTTTTGCGGTCAGAAATTCATGCCTCTAGTTTATCCTAAGATAGAAAATCTAAGAAAGGTATACAATCTTGATATTGAGGTTGATGGCGGCGTAAATAATGAAAATGCACCGCGATTAATCTCTTGCGGAGCAAATGTGTTAGTTGCCGGAAATTATATATTCAAGTCAAAGGATATTTCCCAGGCAGTGAGGAGTCTTAGGGCATGA
- a CDS encoding phosphoglucomutase/phosphomannomutase family protein, translating into MRKKPVIKFGTDGWRAVIAGDFTFENVAILSQAVSDYFKSLKSGGQVEAVIGFDTRFLSREFAHYAAEVLVANRIKVILSDRAISTPALSFATKSNRCDFGIMITASHNPPEFNGFKIKDSFGGAADTDITKAVEKLLHKNKVKKASLANNRYCKVKNLITAYEGFLKKYLDLRKIHSRRLNVLVDVMHGSGNAIIPDCIGSGKVKVTLMRSDVNPSFDGARPEPLPENLSQMIHRMKNEKFDLGLVLDGDADRIAALDSDANFISPQVILCLLILHLFQDRKEKGAVVKTVVGTTLLDKVCAHLKLKLFETPVGFKYISKLMKETTVLVGGEEAGGIGFKNYIPERDGSLAGLLLLEMLSFRGRSIKQLIKELKSKFGSFYYTKDSIELHNVGHFNLGNVKVPKKILGKDVVRINRKDGLKLIGSDESWLMLRPSGTEPIVRVYAEAATREKAERLISLGKKMIRS; encoded by the coding sequence ATGAGGAAAAAGCCAGTGATTAAATTCGGTACAGACGGCTGGAGGGCGGTTATAGCAGGAGATTTTACATTCGAGAATGTTGCGATTCTTTCTCAGGCAGTAAGTGATTACTTTAAGAGTCTTAAGTCAGGCGGGCAAGTTGAGGCAGTCATTGGTTTTGATACACGCTTTCTATCACGCGAGTTTGCGCATTATGCAGCAGAGGTGTTGGTGGCTAATAGGATAAAGGTTATATTATCTGATAGGGCAATATCTACGCCAGCCTTAAGTTTTGCCACTAAATCTAACAGATGCGATTTTGGAATAATGATTACGGCAAGTCATAATCCCCCTGAATTTAACGGGTTCAAGATTAAGGATAGCTTCGGCGGCGCTGCTGATACTGATATAACCAAGGCCGTTGAAAAATTACTTCATAAAAATAAAGTAAAAAAGGCAAGCCTAGCTAATAACAGATATTGCAAGGTCAAAAATTTAATCACTGCTTATGAAGGCTTTCTAAAAAAATATTTAGATTTAAGAAAGATACATTCTAGACGCCTTAATGTTCTCGTTGATGTAATGCATGGCAGTGGCAATGCGATAATACCTGACTGTATTGGAAGCGGCAAGGTAAAGGTTACCTTGATGCGTAGCGACGTGAATCCTTCATTTGACGGAGCAAGGCCTGAACCATTGCCGGAGAATTTGAGTCAGATGATACATCGTATGAAAAATGAGAAATTTGATTTAGGATTGGTGCTTGACGGCGATGCGGACAGAATTGCCGCACTTGATTCAGACGCTAACTTTATCAGCCCCCAGGTTATACTCTGTCTTTTAATCCTTCATTTATTCCAAGACCGCAAAGAAAAAGGTGCGGTAGTTAAGACAGTGGTGGGCACAACATTGCTTGATAAGGTCTGCGCACATTTAAAATTAAAGCTATTCGAGACGCCTGTTGGTTTTAAATATATAAGCAAGCTGATGAAGGAAACTACTGTATTGGTTGGCGGAGAAGAGGCAGGCGGTATTGGTTTTAAAAATTATATCCCTGAACGTGATGGCAGCTTAGCCGGATTGCTGCTTTTGGAGATGTTATCGTTTAGAGGACGTAGCATAAAGCAGCTCATAAAGGAACTGAAATCCAAATTTGGAAGTTTTTATTATACCAAGGATAGCATTGAATTGCATAATGTAGGCCACTTCAATTTAGGAAATGTTAAGGTTCCCAAAAAGATATTAGGAAAGGATGTAGTGCGAATTAACAGAAAAGACGGCCTGAAGCTTATCGGGAGTGACGAAAGCTGGTTAATGTTACGGCCTTCGGGAACCGAGCCGATTGTTAGAGTTTATGCCGAGGCTGCTACAAGAGAGAAGGCAGAGAGGTTGATTTCATTAGGTAAGAAGATGATTAGATCGTGA
- a CDS encoding 1-acyl-sn-glycerol-3-phosphate acyltransferase, with product MTTLCYRLSKVLLLLILKVILRIKIKVKGLEFIPKKGAFLLISNHLSYLDPPIVGISCPRPLIFLARKDLFDIRFLGPWMRAVGVVPLMPESGDIKAIKGAIKALKKGNVVAVFPEGARQAATESSFQNIKKGFLLLAKKPNVPIVVAKVTGSEKAWPRDSKCIKRGTEVEVSFSKPLMIGSFEDYEQELKTLKAVFAKL from the coding sequence GTGACGACGTTATGTTATCGTCTTTCAAAAGTCCTCTTATTGTTGATTTTAAAGGTAATACTGCGAATCAAAATTAAGGTTAAGGGACTTGAGTTCATACCCAAGAAGGGGGCATTCCTTTTAATTTCCAACCACCTAAGCTATCTGGATCCGCCTATAGTCGGTATAAGCTGTCCACGTCCACTCATATTTTTGGCTCGCAAGGACTTGTTTGATATTCGCTTTCTGGGTCCTTGGATGAGGGCTGTAGGGGTTGTTCCGCTTATGCCTGAGAGTGGGGATATTAAAGCAATCAAAGGGGCGATAAAGGCATTAAAAAAAGGTAATGTTGTGGCTGTTTTTCCTGAGGGCGCTAGGCAGGCAGCTACGGAAAGTTCTTTTCAAAATATAAAGAAAGGCTTTTTGCTTCTTGCAAAGAAGCCCAATGTCCCTATTGTAGTAGCAAAGGTTACAGGCAGCGAGAAGGCATGGCCAAGAGACTCAAAATGCATAAAACGAGGAACAGAGGTAGAGGTTAGTTTTAGTAAGCCATTGATGATAGGTAGCTTTGAGGATTACGAGCAAGAACTTAAAACTCTAAAGGCAGTCTTTGCCAAGTTGTAA